In Geoalkalibacter sp., the following are encoded in one genomic region:
- a CDS encoding carboxylate-amine ligase produces MRDGRPLGLFEGFGIELEYMIVDRDTLAVKPLCDRLLEQVAGQRVSEVERGTLSWSNELVLHVVEFKTNGPAPRLAGLAAAFQDGVARANALLAPLGACLLPGAMHPWMDPARETRLWPYDNRPIYEAYNRIFDCRCHGWSNLQSTHLNLPFADDAEFGRLHAAIRLILPLLPALAASSPIVAGRATGALDNRLLFYRDNQKALPSITGQVVPEAVYTRAAYEQEILAAMYRAIAPLDPQGLLQEEWLNSRGAIARFERNTIEIRVLDIQECPLADLAVAGAIVAVLRALSAERWCGLARQQGMPLAVLAPLFVATAREGERARIGDGDYLACFGLPARPLSAGELWRHLAAEVATDIPEEYRPALQRILRHGPLARRILDALPAAFDQGHLRELYGRLARCLERGEMF; encoded by the coding sequence ATGAGGGACGGCAGGCCGTTGGGGTTGTTCGAGGGCTTCGGCATCGAACTCGAATACATGATCGTGGATCGCGACACTCTGGCCGTCAAACCCCTGTGCGACCGGCTGCTGGAGCAGGTGGCGGGCCAGAGGGTGAGTGAAGTTGAACGGGGGACTCTTTCCTGGTCCAACGAGCTTGTGCTGCATGTCGTCGAGTTCAAGACCAACGGTCCGGCGCCACGGCTGGCGGGGCTGGCGGCGGCGTTCCAGGACGGAGTGGCGCGGGCCAACGCCCTGCTCGCGCCCCTGGGGGCCTGTCTGCTGCCCGGCGCCATGCATCCCTGGATGGATCCGGCGCGCGAGACGCGCCTCTGGCCCTACGACAACCGTCCGATCTATGAAGCCTACAACCGGATTTTCGACTGCCGCTGCCATGGCTGGTCCAACCTGCAGAGCACCCATCTCAACTTGCCCTTTGCCGATGACGCCGAGTTCGGCCGCCTGCATGCCGCCATCCGCCTGATCCTGCCGCTGCTGCCGGCCCTGGCGGCGAGTTCGCCCATCGTCGCGGGGCGTGCCACCGGCGCTCTCGACAATCGCCTGCTGTTCTATCGCGACAACCAGAAAGCCCTGCCCTCCATCACCGGTCAGGTGGTGCCCGAGGCGGTCTATACCCGCGCCGCCTATGAACAGGAAATCCTCGCCGCCATGTACCGCGCCATCGCGCCGTTGGATCCTCAAGGCCTCCTGCAGGAGGAATGGCTCAACTCGCGGGGCGCCATCGCGCGCTTCGAGCGCAACACCATCGAGATCCGCGTCCTCGACATCCAGGAATGTCCCCTGGCCGATCTGGCCGTGGCCGGCGCCATTGTCGCGGTGCTGCGCGCCCTGTCCGCCGAGCGCTGGTGCGGGCTGGCCCGGCAGCAGGGCATGCCCCTCGCGGTGCTGGCCCCCTTGTTCGTGGCGACGGCGCGGGAGGGCGAGCGGGCACGGATCGGCGACGGCGACTACCTGGCCTGCTTCGGCCTGCCGGCGCGGCCCCTCAGTGCCGGGGAGCTTTGGCGACACCTGGCGGCAGAGGTGGCGACGGACATTCCCGAGGAATACCGGCCGGCCCTCCAGCGGATTCTGCGGCACGGCCCCCTGGCGCGGCGCATTCTCGACGCCTTGCCGGCGGCATTCGACCAGGGCCATTTGCGGGAGCTCTACGGGCGCCTTGCCCGTTGCCTGGAGCGGGGGGAGATGTTTTGA
- a CDS encoding RimK family protein: MARAALIVVDDPGQWPLDLPGVELTAARSYLTDPRYLGVKGAEVYNLCRSYRYQSLGYYVSLLAAARGHKPFPSVTAVQDLKSQTILRIAAEDLQELIHKSLAPLQSQEFTLSIYFGRNLAHRYDRLAAQLFKLFPAPLLRASFVVGARSGRWHLATMRAIAASEIPAEHHAFVVAVAQEYFRGRRPRPAKKANRRYDLAILSDPQAREAPSNAKALRRFARAAEGVGFSAEFITREDYTRLGEFDALLIRETTSVNHHTYRFARRAAAEGLVVVDDPESILKCTNKVFLAELLERHRIATPRTLIIHRDNREQVAAQLGFPVILKQPDSSFSQGVVKVETSDALKEAAARLLEKSELIIAQEFMPTPFDWRIGIFDRQPLFACRYYMVKNHWQILRRDGSGRTDEGRFDTLPVEHVPTPVVRVALKAANLIGDGLYGVDLKQLGGKVYVIEINDNPNIDGGIEDQVLKDELYQRIMRVLLRRVERRKEGF, translated from the coding sequence ATGGCGCGAGCAGCGCTGATCGTGGTGGATGATCCCGGGCAGTGGCCCCTGGATCTGCCCGGCGTGGAGCTGACGGCGGCGCGCTCCTATTTGACCGATCCGCGCTATCTGGGCGTCAAGGGCGCCGAGGTCTACAACCTGTGCCGCTCCTACCGCTACCAGAGTCTCGGCTACTATGTGTCGCTGCTCGCGGCGGCGCGCGGCCACAAGCCCTTTCCCAGCGTGACCGCGGTGCAGGACCTCAAAAGCCAGACCATCCTGCGCATCGCCGCCGAGGATCTTCAGGAGCTCATCCACAAGAGCCTCGCGCCCCTGCAATCCCAGGAATTCACCCTAAGCATCTACTTCGGGCGCAACCTCGCGCACCGCTACGACCGCCTAGCGGCGCAGCTCTTCAAGCTGTTTCCCGCGCCGCTGCTGCGTGCCAGCTTCGTGGTCGGCGCCCGGAGCGGCCGCTGGCATCTGGCCACCATGCGCGCCATCGCCGCCAGCGAAATTCCCGCCGAGCACCATGCCTTCGTCGTGGCGGTGGCCCAGGAGTATTTTCGCGGGCGCCGGCCGCGTCCGGCGAAAAAGGCCAACCGTCGCTATGATCTGGCGATCCTCAGCGATCCCCAGGCGCGCGAGGCGCCGTCCAACGCCAAGGCCCTGCGGCGCTTCGCGCGCGCCGCCGAGGGCGTGGGCTTTTCCGCCGAATTCATCACCCGCGAGGACTACACCCGGCTTGGTGAATTCGATGCCCTGCTCATTCGCGAGACCACCAGCGTCAACCATCACACCTACCGCTTCGCGCGCCGTGCCGCCGCCGAGGGGCTGGTGGTGGTGGACGATCCCGAATCGATCCTCAAATGCACCAACAAGGTGTTTCTCGCCGAGCTTCTCGAGCGCCACCGCATCGCCACGCCCCGCACTCTCATCATCCATCGCGACAACCGCGAGCAGGTCGCGGCGCAACTCGGTTTTCCCGTGATCCTCAAGCAGCCCGACAGCTCCTTCTCCCAGGGCGTGGTCAAGGTCGAGACATCCGATGCCCTCAAGGAGGCCGCGGCGCGCCTGCTGGAAAAATCCGAGCTGATCATCGCCCAGGAGTTCATGCCCACGCCCTTCGACTGGCGCATCGGCATCTTCGATCGCCAGCCCCTTTTTGCCTGTCGCTACTACATGGTGAAAAACCACTGGCAAATTCTGCGGCGCGACGGCAGCGGCCGCACTGACGAGGGGCGCTTCGACACCCTGCCGGTGGAGCATGTGCCGACGCCGGTGGTGCGCGTCGCCCTCAAGGCGGCCAATCTCATCGGCGACGGCCTCTACGGGGTGGATCTCAAGCAGCTTGGCGGCAAGGTCTATGTCATCGAGATCAACGACAATCCCAACATCGACGGGGGCATCGAGGATCAGGTGCTCAAGGACGAACTCTACCAGCGCATCATGCGCGTGCTGCTGCGCCGCGTCGAACGACGCAAGGAAGGCTTCTGA
- a CDS encoding C39 family peptidase, which yields MENQDQARLPFRILPQPDEVTCGPTCLEALYHYYGEDLPLERVIAEVPMLEGGGTLAVLLACHALRRGYRATLFTYKLQLFDPTWLTGEKVDLAAKLRAQLAHKNEAKLRVASEGFLEFLALGGEVRCEDLTGALIRRYLNRGIPILAGLSATWLYRSPREYGPNSDYDDVRGEPSGHFVVLRGYDRGARTVAVADPLRSNPLTQTQKYEAGMDRVINAILLGVLTYDANLLIVRPRAERRRHGASSADRGG from the coding sequence ATGGAAAACCAGGACCAGGCCCGTCTTCCCTTTCGCATTCTGCCCCAGCCCGACGAGGTCACCTGCGGCCCGACCTGTCTGGAGGCCCTCTACCATTACTACGGCGAGGATCTGCCCCTGGAGCGGGTGATCGCCGAGGTGCCCATGCTCGAAGGCGGCGGCACCCTGGCGGTGCTGCTTGCCTGCCACGCCCTGCGCCGCGGCTACCGCGCGACGCTGTTCACCTACAAGCTGCAACTCTTCGATCCCACCTGGCTGACGGGGGAGAAGGTGGATCTCGCCGCCAAGCTGCGCGCCCAGCTGGCGCATAAAAACGAGGCGAAGCTGCGCGTGGCCTCCGAGGGTTTTCTGGAATTTCTCGCCCTGGGCGGCGAGGTGCGTTGCGAGGATCTGACCGGCGCCCTGATTCGCCGCTACCTCAATCGCGGCATCCCGATCCTCGCCGGGCTTTCCGCCACCTGGCTCTACCGCAGTCCGCGCGAATACGGGCCCAACAGCGACTACGACGATGTGCGCGGCGAACCCTCGGGGCATTTCGTGGTGCTGCGCGGCTATGACCGCGGGGCGCGCACCGTGGCGGTGGCTGATCCCCTGCGGAGCAATCCCCTCACCCAGACGCAGAAATACGAGGCGGGCATGGATCGGGTGATCAACGCCATCCTGCTGGGCGTGCTGACCTACGACGCCAATCTGCTCATCGTCCGGCCGCGCGCGGAAAGGAGACGTCATGGCGCGAGCAGCGCTGATCGTGGTGGATGA
- a CDS encoding Rho termination factor N-terminal domain-containing protein produces the protein MNVAEIREIAKTMGIKGTSKLKKTELIHAIQTHEGNADCYAAPWRLECGQDDCLWRRDCQGPTP, from the coding sequence ATGAATGTCGCCGAAATCCGGGAAATCGCCAAGACCATGGGCATCAAGGGCACCAGCAAGCTGAAGAAAACCGAGCTCATTCACGCCATCCAGACCCACGAGGGCAACGCCGACTGCTACGCCGCGCCCTGGCGACTTGAGTGCGGCCAGGACGACTGCCTGTGGCGCCGCGACTGCCAGGGTCCGACCCCCTGA